In Alloyangia pacifica, the following proteins share a genomic window:
- a CDS encoding DUF5928 domain-containing protein, whose translation MAKIAFILLCHKDPEAIIKQAQSLTAVGDCMAIHFDASAPQAEYDRIRTALEGNPNVTFARRVKCGWGAWSLVQATLNAVTAALEQFPRATHFYMLSGDCMAIKSAEYAHEMLDTREADYIESVDFFTSDWIKTGWKEERLIYRHLFNERTQKRRFYAMFEVQKRLGLKRKIPADLDVMIGSQWWCLRRRTLEAILQFIAGRPDVVRFFRGTWIPDETFFQTLVRHLVRESEIENRTLTFLMFSDYGMPVTFYNDHYDLLLAQDYLFARKISPGALDLKRRLAVLYSSERVTFQISGEGRALYRFLTEKGREGRRFAPRFWETESSLGRERELLIVVSKKWHVAKRLIGRIREATGLPCIDYLFNEESCVLPDLGGIQSTMDKRHRHRRALMRMLYDYYGCDRLVICLDPGNLDLIEDFCRDRASTRLLQIDCAFSDAFLAGHATRIGLAGERTSESALARLVPTIRNDILYESDALRDAQLPDHFHLRELDAFEAQVQALAQFLSIPAERAREIVSDDQLYSD comes from the coding sequence GTGGCGAAGATTGCCTTCATATTGCTGTGCCACAAGGATCCCGAGGCGATCATCAAGCAGGCGCAGAGCCTGACCGCCGTCGGCGACTGCATGGCTATCCACTTTGATGCCAGCGCGCCGCAGGCCGAGTACGACCGCATCCGGACCGCGCTTGAGGGCAACCCCAACGTGACTTTTGCGCGCCGGGTGAAATGCGGCTGGGGCGCCTGGTCGCTGGTGCAGGCGACGCTGAACGCGGTGACGGCGGCGCTCGAGCAGTTTCCGCGCGCAACGCATTTTTACATGCTCTCGGGCGACTGCATGGCGATCAAGTCGGCCGAATACGCCCATGAGATGCTCGACACGCGCGAGGCCGATTACATCGAGAGCGTCGATTTCTTCACCTCCGACTGGATCAAGACCGGCTGGAAGGAAGAGCGGCTGATCTACCGCCACCTGTTCAACGAACGCACCCAGAAGCGGCGCTTCTACGCCATGTTCGAGGTGCAGAAGCGGCTGGGACTGAAGCGGAAGATACCCGCTGATCTCGACGTGATGATCGGCTCGCAATGGTGGTGCTTGCGGCGGCGCACGCTCGAGGCGATCCTGCAGTTCATCGCAGGCCGGCCCGATGTGGTGCGCTTCTTCCGCGGCACCTGGATTCCTGACGAAACCTTCTTCCAGACGCTGGTGCGCCACCTCGTGCGCGAATCCGAGATCGAAAACCGCACCCTGACCTTCCTGATGTTCTCGGACTACGGGATGCCGGTCACCTTTTACAATGACCACTATGACCTGTTGCTGGCGCAGGATTACCTCTTTGCCCGCAAGATCAGCCCCGGCGCGCTCGACCTGAAGCGGCGGCTCGCGGTGCTCTATTCCTCGGAGCGGGTGACGTTCCAGATCTCGGGAGAGGGGCGCGCGCTCTATCGCTTTCTGACCGAGAAGGGCCGGGAGGGCCGCCGCTTCGCGCCGCGGTTCTGGGAGACCGAAAGCTCGCTTGGGCGCGAGCGGGAGCTGCTGATCGTGGTCAGCAAGAAATGGCACGTGGCCAAGCGGCTGATCGGGCGCATCCGTGAGGCGACCGGGCTGCCCTGCATCGACTACCTGTTCAACGAGGAGAGCTGCGTGCTGCCCGACCTCGGCGGCATCCAGTCCACCATGGACAAGCGCCACCGCCACCGCCGCGCGCTGATGCGCATGCTCTACGACTACTACGGTTGCGACCGGCTGGTGATCTGCCTCGATCCCGGCAACCTCGACTTGATCGAGGATTTCTGCCGCGACCGCGCCAGCACCCGCCTGCTGCAGATCGACTGCGCCTTCTCGGACGCATTCCTCGCCGGTCACGCCACCCGGATCGGACTGGCAGGCGAGCGCACCTCCGAGTCCGCCTTGGCGCGGCTCGTGCCGACGATCCGCAACGATATCCTGTACGAGAGCGACGCGCTGCGGGACGCGCAGCTGCCAGACCACTTCCACCTGCGAGAGCTCGACGCGTTCGAGGCGCAGGTGCAGGCGCTTGCGCAGTTCCTTTCGATCCCCGCCGAGCG
- a CDS encoding sulfotransferase family protein has translation MGFPGTWMTESESMVYRVVPKCACSTIGQIMYYADHGSFYDGDIHDATQGLHKWAREESQNPIRANVKTRGAYAFTAVRNPYSRILSSFFDKICGIQRNGNRYRGNLVPMLVQKYGIEVGGPDGKEEFDQIRSFRRFLLFARDTIRWRRPMDPDIHWSAVSGHVSTFIAGGGRYDSIFWTEKFDEGMQGVLDKVQTRHRVDLKAIPRFNESEAHGPKRAHPVEDYFDDLSMHLVYEIYKRDFDLFRYDVKNPGNKMPIGEIDLDEVHAKLGD, from the coding sequence ATGGGATTTCCGGGCACATGGATGACCGAAAGCGAAAGCATGGTCTACCGGGTGGTGCCGAAATGCGCCTGCTCGACCATCGGCCAGATCATGTACTACGCCGACCACGGCAGCTTCTACGACGGCGACATCCATGACGCGACGCAAGGCCTGCACAAGTGGGCCCGCGAGGAAAGCCAGAACCCGATCCGCGCCAACGTGAAGACCCGTGGCGCCTATGCCTTCACCGCCGTACGCAACCCCTACAGCCGCATCCTGTCGAGCTTCTTCGACAAGATCTGCGGCATCCAGCGCAACGGCAACCGCTACCGCGGCAACCTCGTGCCGATGCTGGTGCAGAAATACGGGATCGAGGTCGGCGGGCCGGACGGCAAGGAGGAGTTCGACCAGATCCGTTCCTTCCGCCGTTTCTTGCTGTTTGCCCGCGACACCATCCGCTGGCGCCGCCCGATGGACCCCGACATCCACTGGTCGGCTGTCTCGGGCCATGTCTCGACCTTCATCGCGGGCGGCGGGCGGTATGACAGCATCTTCTGGACCGAGAAGTTCGACGAAGGCATGCAGGGCGTGCTGGACAAGGTGCAGACCCGGCACCGCGTAGACCTGAAGGCCATCCCCCGCTTCAATGAATCCGAGGCCCATGGGCCGAAGCGCGCGCACCCGGTCGAGGACTATTTCGACGACCTGTCGATGCATCTGGTTTACGAGATCTACAAGCGCGACTTCGATCTCTTCCGCTACGATGTCAAGAACCCAGGAAACAAGATGCCGATCGGCGAGATCGACCTCGACGAGGTGCACGCCAAGCTCGGCGACTGA
- a CDS encoding TetR/AcrR family transcriptional regulator, whose product MARIVALTPRKTPRQGRSRASVEAMLTAAAQILEAGGIAALTTNGVAERAGVSIGTLYQYFPNKETILAELVRRQKMQFFEDMFGAVQAAKAMDLRRATETVLHVSIQHHARAPELSRELEKLEDMLDVDEEDICAGGGLVDRQIVELLESFGIAQPETAARDLSALCRGMVHAALADGECDLGAIEARLRPAVFGYLGLAPEGA is encoded by the coding sequence ATGGCAAGAATCGTCGCGCTAACCCCCCGGAAAACACCGCGCCAAGGCCGCTCGCGCGCCTCGGTCGAGGCGATGCTCACGGCCGCGGCTCAGATTCTCGAAGCCGGGGGAATCGCGGCGCTCACCACGAATGGCGTGGCCGAGCGGGCTGGGGTGAGCATTGGCACACTGTACCAGTATTTTCCGAACAAGGAGACGATCCTTGCCGAGCTGGTGCGGCGCCAGAAGATGCAGTTCTTCGAGGACATGTTTGGCGCTGTCCAAGCCGCGAAGGCGATGGATCTGCGTCGTGCCACCGAGACGGTGCTGCACGTCTCGATCCAGCACCATGCGCGTGCGCCGGAGCTGTCGCGCGAGCTGGAGAAGCTCGAGGACATGCTCGACGTCGACGAAGAGGACATCTGCGCCGGCGGCGGACTGGTGGACAGGCAGATCGTGGAATTGCTCGAGAGCTTCGGCATCGCGCAGCCCGAGACAGCGGCGCGCGATCTCTCGGCGCTCTGCCGGGGCATGGTGCACGCGGCGCTGGCGGATGGCGAGTGCGACCTCGGCGCCATCGAAGCCCGACTGCGCCCGGCGGTCTTCGGATATCTGGGACTGGCGCCAGAGGGGGCCTGA
- a CDS encoding SDR family oxidoreductase — MTGYWTGRKVLLTGATRGIGRAMAEQLVAEGATVLGVARNVAALDGMTRRLGPRFDGLEADLGDPEIPRGVVNWVADVHPDCSVLINNAAVMSYPLLADGGNHDAGIEEEVRINLIAPMQIATALLPRLAARSGARIVNVTSGLAVAPKTDAPIYCATKAGMRSFTRSLRYQAEDAELRIGICEALLPAVNTSLSRGRAERKMAAPEAAAAILAGAEAGKPEIWIGKTRLLRKVMRLSPALGHLIMRRIEA; from the coding sequence ATGACCGGATATTGGACTGGCCGAAAGGTGCTGTTGACCGGCGCGACGCGCGGCATCGGGCGCGCCATGGCCGAGCAGCTCGTGGCCGAGGGCGCGACCGTGCTTGGCGTCGCTCGCAACGTCGCCGCCCTGGACGGGATGACCCGGCGGCTCGGACCGCGATTCGATGGCCTCGAGGCCGACCTCGGCGATCCCGAAATTCCGCGCGGCGTGGTCAATTGGGTGGCCGACGTGCACCCAGACTGCTCGGTGCTGATCAACAATGCGGCAGTGATGAGCTACCCGCTGCTTGCCGATGGCGGGAACCACGACGCCGGGATCGAGGAGGAAGTGCGGATCAACCTGATCGCCCCCATGCAGATCGCCACGGCGCTTCTTCCCAGGCTCGCCGCACGGTCCGGGGCGCGGATCGTCAATGTCACATCGGGGCTGGCGGTCGCGCCCAAGACCGATGCGCCGATCTACTGCGCCACCAAGGCCGGGATGCGCAGCTTCACCCGCAGCCTGCGCTACCAAGCCGAGGACGCCGAACTGCGGATCGGCATCTGCGAGGCGCTGCTGCCGGCGGTGAACACGTCGCTCTCGCGCGGCCGGGCAGAGCGCAAGATGGCCGCCCCCGAGGCCGCCGCGGCCATCCTCGCCGGCGCCGAGGCCGGAAAGCCGGAAATCTGGATCGGCAAGACCCGGCTGCTGCGCAAGGTCATGCGGCTGTCGCCCGCGCTCGGCCACCTCATCATGCGCCGGATCGAGGCCTGA
- a CDS encoding DUF1285 domain-containing protein has protein sequence MAKAMRTQNYVTPSADGIAAAARAASGRGLPPVERWKPPFCGDLDMRIARDGTWFYLGTPIGRFELVKLFSSILRKDGEKYFLVTPVEMVGITVEDAPFVAIDFEAEGAGESQVLTFQTHVGDFAVAGPDHPIRVVRDAETGEPAPYVLVRRNLEALIDRKSFYRLVELGVHHEHDEARWFGLWSSGRFFPMIPSEELEA, from the coding sequence ATGGCAAAAGCAATGCGCACACAAAATTACGTGACACCCTCGGCTGATGGCATAGCTGCTGCAGCACGCGCCGCTTCGGGGCGGGGCCTGCCGCCGGTCGAGCGCTGGAAACCGCCCTTCTGCGGCGATCTGGACATGCGGATCGCCCGCGACGGCACGTGGTTCTACCTCGGGACGCCCATCGGCAGGTTCGAGCTGGTGAAACTCTTCTCGTCGATCTTGAGAAAAGACGGCGAGAAATACTTCCTCGTGACGCCGGTCGAGATGGTCGGAATCACCGTCGAGGACGCACCCTTCGTCGCCATCGACTTCGAAGCGGAAGGGGCGGGCGAGTCGCAGGTGCTGACCTTCCAGACCCATGTCGGCGATTTCGCCGTCGCGGGACCGGACCACCCGATCCGCGTGGTGCGCGATGCCGAGACCGGCGAGCCTGCGCCCTATGTCCTTGTGCGGCGCAATCTCGAGGCGCTGATCGACCGCAAGAGCTTCTACCGGCTGGTCGAGCTGGGCGTGCACCACGAGCATGACGAGGCACGCTGGTTCGGGCTGTGGTCGTCGGGACGGTTTTTCCCGATGATTCCCTCGGAGGAGCTTGAGGCCTGA
- a CDS encoding AAA family ATPase translates to MSEDLVAEIEALEEKLAEAKSAITRRFIGQERVVDLTLAALLCGGHALLIGLPGLGKTRLVETLSTVMGLNGNRVQFTPDLMPADILGSEVLETATDGSRAFKFLPGPIFCQLLMADEINRASPRTQSALLQAMQEKSVTIGGETRTLELPFHVLATQNPIEQEGTYPLPEAQLDRFLVQIDVAYPDRKTEKDILLATTGTEEAQAHQVFDPATLMAAQHLLRRMPVGDAVVEMILDLVRAFRPADPSSSARVRDTVAWGPGPRAAQALMLTVRARALLQGRLAPSPEDVMDMARPVLVHRMALTFSARARGEDLGGIIDEVCGALEPSEAAA, encoded by the coding sequence ATGTCCGAAGACCTGGTCGCCGAGATCGAGGCGCTGGAAGAAAAGCTCGCCGAAGCCAAGTCGGCGATCACCCGGCGCTTCATCGGGCAGGAACGGGTCGTCGACCTGACCCTAGCCGCCCTGCTCTGCGGGGGCCATGCGCTGCTCATCGGTCTGCCCGGTCTCGGCAAGACCCGGCTGGTCGAGACGCTGTCGACGGTCATGGGCCTGAACGGCAACCGCGTGCAGTTCACCCCCGACCTGATGCCCGCCGACATCCTCGGCTCCGAGGTGCTGGAAACCGCCACCGACGGCAGCCGCGCCTTCAAGTTCCTGCCCGGCCCGATCTTCTGCCAGCTCTTGATGGCCGACGAGATCAACCGCGCCTCGCCCCGCACCCAGTCGGCACTTCTGCAGGCAATGCAGGAGAAATCGGTGACCATTGGCGGTGAGACCCGCACGCTCGAGCTGCCGTTCCACGTGCTGGCCACGCAGAACCCGATCGAGCAGGAGGGCACCTACCCGCTGCCCGAGGCGCAGCTCGACCGCTTCCTCGTGCAGATCGATGTCGCCTACCCCGATCGCAAGACGGAAAAGGACATACTGCTGGCCACCACAGGCACCGAGGAGGCACAGGCGCATCAGGTCTTCGATCCTGCCACGCTGATGGCCGCGCAGCACCTGCTGCGCCGCATGCCCGTGGGCGACGCGGTGGTCGAGATGATCCTCGATCTGGTGCGCGCTTTCCGCCCTGCGGATCCCTCCTCTTCCGCGCGCGTGCGCGACACCGTCGCCTGGGGTCCCGGCCCGCGCGCCGCCCAGGCGCTGATGCTGACCGTGCGCGCCCGCGCCCTGCTGCAGGGCCGGCTCGCCCCCTCGCCCGAGGACGTGATGGACATGGCCCGCCCGGTTCTGGTGCACCGCATGGCGCTGACCTTCTCGGCCCGCGCCCGCGGCGAGGATCTGGGCGGCATCATCGACGAGGTCTGCGGCGCGCTCGAACCCTCCGAGGCGGCCGCTTGA
- a CDS encoding DUF58 domain-containing protein: MISPVAQLRKSAQEEATRFPALLARAEQLAGTVLLGEHGRRRSGLGDDFWQYRPLRPGDTYRSIDWRRSGRGDDQYVREREWQIAQSVQLWVDGGASMRFSSHKDLPTKGDRARLVALATSILLIRGGERVGFTGWSLPPRNGDIQILRLAEALTKDDEEDYSEPEARGMIPHARAMFVSDFLGDIAPMEAALTKAADRGVRGVLLQVLDPSEESFPFKGRTIFESVGKTLAHETLKAGDLRERYLERLAERKARLGHLSRLTGWQFLCHHTNDSAQNALLWVYRAMDGGHG, translated from the coding sequence TTGATCAGCCCTGTCGCCCAGCTCCGCAAGAGCGCGCAGGAAGAAGCCACCCGTTTCCCGGCCCTTCTGGCCCGCGCCGAACAGCTTGCGGGCACCGTCCTCTTGGGCGAGCACGGGCGCCGGCGCTCGGGGCTCGGCGACGATTTCTGGCAATACCGCCCGCTGCGCCCGGGCGACACCTACCGCTCGATCGACTGGCGGCGCTCCGGCCGCGGCGACGACCAATACGTGCGCGAGCGTGAATGGCAGATCGCACAGAGCGTGCAGCTCTGGGTCGACGGCGGCGCCTCGATGCGCTTCTCCTCGCACAAGGACTTGCCGACCAAGGGCGACCGCGCGCGGCTGGTCGCGCTGGCCACCTCGATCCTGCTGATCCGCGGCGGCGAGCGGGTGGGCTTCACCGGCTGGTCGCTGCCGCCGCGCAACGGCGACATTCAGATCCTGCGCCTCGCCGAAGCGCTGACCAAGGATGACGAGGAGGACTACTCCGAGCCCGAGGCGCGCGGCATGATCCCCCATGCGCGGGCCATGTTCGTGTCGGATTTCCTCGGCGATATCGCCCCCATGGAAGCCGCGCTGACCAAGGCCGCAGACCGCGGCGTGCGCGGGGTTCTGCTCCAGGTTCTTGACCCTTCGGAAGAGAGCTTTCCCTTCAAGGGTCGCACGATTTTCGAAAGCGTCGGCAAAACCTTGGCGCATGAGACGCTGAAGGCGGGCGACCTGCGCGAACGCTATCTCGAACGCCTCGCCGAGCGAAAAGCGCGGCTTGGCCACCTCTCTCGGTTAACGGGTTGGCAATTTCTGTGCCATCATACCAATGACAGCGCGCAGAACGCCTTGCTCTGGGTCTACCGCGCGATGGACGGAGGGCACGGATGA
- a CDS encoding DUF4159 domain-containing protein — MVTGDAQLDDLAQNGLRGLSETLYYRTSVEPAEPMAVNLESDELAFFPLLYWPITPSQPTPSPAAYAKLNEYLRSGGMILFDTRDADVAGFGAASPEAANCASWHPARHPAAGAAAAGPRAHPHLLPAAGFPRPIHKPRRLGRGRPPDAELVEGMPFRNLNDNVTPVVIGGNDWAGAWAVDSRGNPQVRIGSGFAGERQREIAYRFGVNLVMHVLTGNYKSDQVHVPALLDRLGQ, encoded by the coding sequence GTGGTCACCGGCGACGCGCAGCTCGACGATTTGGCCCAGAACGGCCTGCGCGGTCTGTCAGAAACACTCTATTATCGCACCTCTGTCGAACCCGCCGAGCCGATGGCGGTGAACCTCGAGAGCGACGAGCTGGCCTTTTTCCCCCTGCTCTACTGGCCGATCACCCCGTCGCAGCCGACCCCCTCACCCGCAGCCTACGCCAAGCTCAACGAGTACCTGCGCTCGGGCGGAATGATCCTCTTCGACACCCGCGATGCCGATGTGGCGGGGTTCGGCGCCGCCTCGCCCGAGGCCGCAAACTGCGCGAGCTGGCACCCCGCTCGACATCCCGCCGCTGGAGCCGCTGCCGCAGGACCACGTGCTCACCCGCACCTTCTACCTGCTGCAGGATTTCCCCGGCCGATACACAAGCCGCGACGTCTGGGTCGAGGCCGCCCGCCCGACGCCGAACTGGTCGAGGGCATGCCCTTCCGCAACCTCAACGACAATGTCACTCCGGTGGTGATCGGTGGCAATGACTGGGCCGGAGCCTGGGCGGTGGACAGCCGCGGCAACCCGCAGGTGCGCATCGGCTCGGGCTTTGCCGGCGAGCGCCAGCGCGAGATCGCCTACCGCTTCGGGGTCAACCTTGTGATGCACGTGCTGACCGGCAACTACAAATCCGACCAGGTCCACGTGCCCGCCCTGCTCGACAGGCTCGGCCAATGA